Genomic window (Brachyhypopomus gauderio isolate BG-103 unplaced genomic scaffold, BGAUD_0.2 sc171, whole genome shotgun sequence):
TTAGTTAATGTCATGACATacataatattattataatatattataatgtCATAAGGTACATTGTCATAATGGATGTAATATCATAATTTAATGATATCCATTATCTGATCCACGCCATAGTATCCAACAAGAACACAATTCCAACATCTCaactaaataaaacatttaaatatttaacccGTGTCATATCTGTGCTACTACTACAAACTGTCATAAAAAGCTGCTTTAACAGCGAACACACACTATGCAGCACAGAGTGTCTTCAAATACTCATTAGCATTGTGGATGGTGCACTGTGAGTGTAAAGAAAACAATAAGACCTTTATATAACCCTGGTCAGCTGactgagcacacacactcatatataagCCTTTACCATGCTGactgagcacacacactcatatataagCCTTTACCACGCTGACTGAGCACACACTCTCGTATACAAGCCTTTACCACGCTGACTGCACTAGAGTGGAACACCAGTATCTCCGTCACGAAAGAGGACATAAACAAGACTGAAGCAAATCAGCAGGTTGGAGAGgtcagagttagggttagaggtcaAGCTGCTacttagagttagggttattAACACTGCTGTGTCCTTCTCAGCTGTTTCTATACTGCTAGATTACACCGTTTTATCAGACTGTTTTCTGTCCCACTCTCTTCTAAAGATGTTTAATTCTTCAGACAGTAACTGGCTATGTGACCCTGTGTGTGTAAACGTAGGCGGTGAGGTTTACACTACTACAGtggacacactcacacgctGTCAGGACTCCATGCTGGGTGCGATGTTCACTGGCAAGATCCCGCTGCTCCGGGACAAACACGGAAACGTTTTCATCGACCGAGATGGGAAAGTGTTCCGCTACATCCTGAATTACTTGCGGGGCAACAGTCTGGACCTGCCGTGGGACTACAGTGAACTAGACCTGCTGCGCCGTGAAGCTGACTTCTTCCAGATTCGCCCGCTGCTGGTGGAACTGAAGCGCAGAGAGTGTGAGTGGAGGCGGAGTTGTGGTGCACTGCTGAGTGTAGACATGGACAGTGTGGAACGAGTTATGCATTTCAACTACAAACAGAGTCCTGAGAATTACGAGCTGCGTTCCTGCACCGTGCGTATGCACACTGCTAATGTCTTCTGTACATCTCAGAAGGTCATTGAGCTGCTTTGCACCAGTTTCTCATATAAAAGGGGTGATTTCATAACAGCATCACAGGCAGAGCAGATGGAGCTCCATCTGGAGTGGGTTCCGTGCCCACCAGAGCTTCCATGTGAGCAGCACACCAGATTCGGTTTCCAGGAACTCATCGCCAACCAGCAGGATGATGCCAGGATCAACAACACTCGTGGGTTCATGACCCAGCTGCTTAGAGTCGTGCTGCCTGAAGGGTTCCGTGTTGACCTGGTGACCCCTGACCCTGCTGACATCCTAAACTGCTGTAGGCTGCGCTGCGTGCGTTACTAAGATGTTGTTGCATACGTTACTATGACTACACCTGCCAAATTCCTACCCTGAAATTTTTTTATTGAAGATTGCACTAATAAACTGATTGAACGGGACTGAGAACGGGATATTACTGACATATAATACCCTGAACTGGCTGTTACTTCTGCTGTTACATGTACGATCTGTTACAAAATCTAATAACCTGTAACGCATCGCCCTGTCCTGGCAGCCACCCTTGGGTTTCCCTCCTTACCCTCCTGAGGTGTTTTCTAGAGAGGAATCTGCGGAGTCCTTTTTTTTTCTAGGATTTATTTACAGTACTTGTTATCAgacatgtataaagtattagagacccatacttgagtaaaagtacaagtactctatcaaaaaaaagtgacttgagtagaagttgaagtgttctttaaaaactttacttaagtggaagtacagaagtattcagcattttttgtacttaagtattgcaagtagtttattaaaaaatttattactcaagtactgaaagtaaaaagtacaatatTGTGTTTTGTATTAATTTGAAAAAGCAGTCAAAGTTTGAATATCAATTTTTTTAtaaatcacttacaaatcaaagctgtcaaagacataaaatacaagtgttctgtatgtaaaaacaagtaacaacttaaaaaactgggcttatcTTGTTGTACACAAAAAATAGATAACCTAtttccagtgttgcgaataacgccgttcaaaataacggcgttaggtaacggtgtcattttgtcagtaacataATTAATTAGGTAATAAATTAAGTAATTAATtaagtaatataattaattccttttgtcgttacaacgccattgacgttactggtcattaaaagtggtacgttactatatattgatatactaacagtaatccgagcggacccctgcccaggctagtgaggagtaacagatctcgataggtcacagttctcggtgtaacacctgtttaacttaacaagtcagtaagagATCGGCTAAGGCagcattatggtagccaatcagagccagtgtttttacacacgtGCCAAAGCATgacacaaatggagaagaggcagaaatggcgagtcaggagcaagctataaacattatttaagaaaatacttgaagttcctgaatgtctaccagactgggtatttgatttatttaattaagaatagaggtttaattgttaagtttacttctgttgtgaacaaaccagttgtctcaggttgagataatttaattaaatttaatacatgtaaatgcactttatataatgtaactgtttacttttgcttttttttttttttttaacaaagatttgggattttaatcacctcatgttcaccttgTGAACATCTTGTGTGCTTATGGATTATGAGTATAAAAGATGAGTTCCaagaggggaattagctctctgttgcagacgccttgtgtgtctgtaactgagatctctggattaatccatacttgcttaataaattcattttactttattaccttacccaactgcttctgacttttattgtgctcaccatttaaggttttcagaatttcaaccacactacaatgtgtgtgtaaaggatatgttaatagttgtaatttcaatgcatcacctctaagtgtctgtcacgtccagcccctccctcctccctggtcccgcctagctcccggctcccattcgttcctccctctgtctgtcacgccctcgtcatcagtctcgtacacctgagtctcgtttcaccgtcttgtttctgtgtataaaaccccctagtgttttactcccgtgtcggtcattgcCTGTGTGTGAGTCCCTCGCTTCTCCTTTGCCTTGCTTTTGGTCTGTTCATATTATTGCTCTTGTACTCCCTCTCTGTTTCGTTCCTAGCCTTCGCTTGTTTTTTATGTTTCCCTATGTTCAGCgcttgtgttttctctgtgtATATCCCCAGTCTTTTGTAGTCTTTAGTAGTTCTACATCTCATTGTCTGCTTAGTTATAGTTTAGACTGTTGTGTTGCCTCTTCCTTAGCTCCCCTGTGTTATTGCTTCTCTTGTACGTTTCTCCCCATATGCGTAGCTGGCTTCTTGGTCTGTTATTGTTTTACACGTTAACATTTCCCTGTTATTTAGCTTACCCATTTTGTTGATGTCCTCTCCCCATTGGTTTGCATAGCTCCCTCTACCTTCTGTGTCTTAGTCGTGATTTGTTAACCTCTTTCATCAAAAACCCTAAAAGTCTGcacttgcgtcatgcctgcctgtCGTAAACGTAACGGTGTCGCTAAATTataacacattagaaacatacGTATGCCTGAAGTGAAAGTGCCATGAGGGTAGGCAAGTCACATTTAGGACATCTGACCatttgcgtgaaacatagcgtGCGCATGTTTTTGTACGTACGTACCGTtagtacatgaggcccctggtgTCCTGAGTTTGCTTTCTaggtttttgtttatgttgAGTTTTCTGCATCTTTTCTGTACCGTGTACAATGTTTTTCTTTCATCTTTTTTCTCGCATTGTTTTTGGCGGCAGTTTAAGCAGTTTGGACTTCACTGGTAAATCAGAGCCCCAGTGACCTGACTATGGCGCCTAGGGACAAAAGAGCCCTAGAAACTTTGCTAACATGAACTTAATTCACAAATGACACATGCTTTTACTAAATAAGCATCTCATGTGGTTTAAAAGATAAAGTAAGTTTATTAATACATAGTATAGAATTCCTAAAATAGTTTTTATAAAAGGACATTTCTAAAGTATGTTTTGACATTTAAGGTACACTTGCTGCTGAATGAAATGGTGTCTGAGATTCAGAACATCAGGCTAATGTGAACATCAGACCTCAAATGATACATGACATACCGGACAATACTGGAttataaatgtaaacattttattttttttttgtgtattgTTATTTGAAAatttattcatttgtatttTGAGGAAGTACGTATCATTTAAGATGTACACTATTTGTTTTTACATATACTGAATAGATTCTTGAACATTTGGTTGTCTCTGCCGATACTTTGTGGATACAGCTGCGTATGACCTAAATGGTTCAGTTGTCTCCTACTTCCAGACTGGTTTGAATGGTTTCTCCCAAGACACTTGGGCAATGGCAGATTTCTCCTTTCCTGCTTTAccagggttcgggttagggttgaTGTTGCTACCATGCATGGACTGTGGGTTCATTCTGCTTTGTGACAGTCTGAGGGATGCAGTACGATTCAGTGGAGGCACTTTTGGAGTGTTTGCCCTAGTACTGTGGCTGACTGAGAGGTTACTGCTGGCAACAGCTCTGCGAGTAGTGGAGGCAACAGTGTTTCGAGCAAAGCTGGGGGCGTCATTGCGGAAAGAATTTAGGCTGGTTAGCCCAGAACTCTTCCCACCTGGTTG
Coding sequences:
- the LOC143501313 gene encoding BTB/POZ domain-containing protein KCTD21-like, which gives rise to MFNSSDSNWLCDPVCVNVGGEVYTTTVDTLTRCQDSMLGAMFTGKIPLLRDKHGNVFIDRDGKVFRYILNYLRGNSLDLPWDYSELDLLRREADFFQIRPLLVELKRRECEWRRSCGALLSVDMDSVERVMHFNYKQSPENYELRSCTVRMHTANVFCTSQKVIELLCTSFSYKRGDFITASQAEQMELHLEWVPCPPELPCEQHTRFGFQELIANQQDDARINNTRGFMTQLLRVVLPEGFRVDLVTPDPADILNCCRLRCVRY